In one Brevibacillus composti genomic region, the following are encoded:
- a CDS encoding BMP family lipoprotein has product MKKVLSVLSVATLSLSLVLAGCGNKPEGQPQGAGEQGGAQGGAAPTARIGMVTDVGGVNDNSFNQSAWEGLQKLQKDLNLAEGSVDYLQSTSDADYIPNLTQFVKDNWDLTWGIGFVIGDHVKKVATENPDSKLAIIDAEVDAPNVESVLFKEHEGSFLVGVVAAKMTKSKKIGFVGGMEIPVIKRFELGFEAGVKAVDPSIEVITVYTGAFDKPDLGKSTASQMYDQGADIIFHASGATGDGVFNEAKARKSKGQDVWVIGVDKDQSLTFGDDITLTSMVKRVDEAVYRVSKDVIDGKFQGGKIVWLGLAENGVGLADTSSKNVPEDVLKLADEFKEKIVKGEITVPEK; this is encoded by the coding sequence ATGAAAAAGGTACTTTCCGTCCTATCCGTGGCAACCCTCAGCCTGTCGCTCGTGCTGGCTGGCTGTGGCAATAAGCCAGAGGGACAACCGCAAGGCGCTGGCGAACAGGGTGGAGCACAAGGCGGTGCCGCACCGACTGCACGCATCGGTATGGTTACCGACGTTGGCGGTGTAAACGACAACTCCTTTAACCAGAGCGCATGGGAAGGTCTGCAAAAACTGCAAAAAGACCTGAACCTGGCAGAAGGCAGCGTAGACTACCTGCAATCCACTTCTGACGCGGACTACATTCCGAACCTGACGCAATTCGTCAAAGACAACTGGGATTTGACGTGGGGGATCGGTTTCGTCATCGGTGACCACGTGAAGAAAGTAGCGACGGAGAACCCTGACAGCAAGCTGGCGATTATCGACGCGGAAGTAGACGCGCCAAACGTGGAATCCGTCCTCTTCAAAGAGCATGAAGGTTCCTTCCTGGTTGGTGTCGTTGCCGCGAAAATGACCAAATCCAAAAAGATTGGGTTCGTCGGCGGTATGGAAATCCCGGTTATCAAACGCTTTGAGCTGGGCTTTGAAGCTGGTGTAAAAGCAGTTGACCCGAGCATTGAAGTGATCACTGTATACACAGGTGCTTTCGACAAGCCTGACCTGGGCAAATCCACTGCTTCCCAAATGTACGACCAAGGCGCGGACATCATCTTCCACGCATCCGGCGCTACTGGCGACGGTGTATTCAACGAAGCAAAAGCCCGCAAATCCAAAGGCCAAGACGTATGGGTAATCGGTGTGGACAAAGACCAATCCCTGACATTTGGCGACGACATCACGCTGACCTCCATGGTAAAACGCGTAGATGAAGCCGTGTACCGCGTCTCCAAAGACGTGATTGACGGCAAATTCCAAGGCGGCAAAATCGTATGGCTGGGTCTGGCTGAAAACGGTGTAGGCTTGGCGGATACCTCCAGCAAAAACGTACCGGAAGATGTACTGAAGCTGGCTGATGAATTCAAAGAGAAGATCGTCAAAGGTGAAATTACAGTACCAGAGAAGTAA
- a CDS encoding ABC transporter ATP-binding protein: protein MKPVQTVVEMRGITKRFPGIVANDNINLVVKKGEIHALLGENGAGKSTLMNILFGLYQPEEGDILINEKIVKITSPNVANELGIGMVHQHFMLVEKFTVAENIVLGNEPRSGLQIDMQRAISDVERLSNQYGLKVDPRAKIEDISVGMQQRVEILKTLYRGADILIFDEPTAVLTPQEILELIEIMNNLVKEGKTIILITHKLKEIMAVCDTVTIIRRGKVIDSLAIKDTNPDELAAKMVGREVNFRVDKQESNPKEVILSVEGITAMGNRGVNALNNISLEVRGGEILGIAGVDGNGQSELIEVLTGLRKASSGRILLKGKEITNQTPRVISESGLSHIPEDRHKHGLILDFSMSENMVLETYFHPEFNKNGFLDYGAIDKHASKLIEEFDVRTPSIYTPARALSGGNQQKAIIAREINKDPDLLIAAQPTRGLDVGAIEFIHRRLIEQRDKGKAVLLLSLELDEIINVSDRIAVIYEGQIVGVVNAKETNEQELGLMMSGGKRMQGGGNGE, encoded by the coding sequence TTGAAACCAGTACAGACTGTTGTAGAAATGCGCGGCATTACCAAGCGCTTCCCCGGCATTGTTGCCAATGACAACATCAATCTTGTCGTGAAAAAAGGGGAAATCCACGCCCTTCTGGGAGAGAATGGCGCTGGCAAGTCCACGTTAATGAACATTTTATTCGGCCTTTATCAGCCTGAAGAAGGCGATATCCTGATCAATGAAAAGATCGTGAAAATCACGAGTCCTAACGTCGCGAATGAACTGGGCATCGGCATGGTCCATCAACATTTTATGCTGGTGGAGAAGTTCACTGTTGCCGAAAACATCGTTTTAGGAAACGAGCCAAGGTCCGGGTTACAGATAGATATGCAACGCGCTATTTCCGATGTGGAGAGACTGTCCAATCAATACGGGCTCAAAGTCGATCCGCGGGCGAAAATCGAAGATATTTCCGTAGGCATGCAACAGCGTGTGGAGATTTTGAAAACGCTTTACCGCGGTGCCGATATCCTGATTTTTGACGAGCCTACAGCCGTTTTAACCCCCCAAGAAATTCTAGAACTCATCGAGATCATGAATAATTTGGTCAAAGAGGGCAAAACGATTATCCTGATTACCCACAAGCTGAAGGAAATCATGGCTGTCTGCGACACCGTCACCATTATCCGCAGGGGGAAAGTAATTGATTCCCTGGCTATCAAAGACACGAATCCAGATGAGCTTGCCGCCAAAATGGTAGGCAGAGAGGTAAATTTCCGGGTGGACAAGCAAGAGTCCAATCCCAAGGAAGTCATCCTGTCCGTCGAAGGGATTACCGCGATGGGCAACCGCGGCGTGAACGCGCTGAACAATATCTCGCTGGAGGTAAGAGGCGGGGAGATTCTCGGCATTGCCGGTGTAGACGGGAACGGACAGAGCGAGCTGATCGAGGTGCTCACGGGCCTTAGAAAAGCATCCAGCGGCCGCATCCTCCTGAAGGGCAAGGAGATTACCAATCAAACGCCTCGCGTCATCTCCGAGTCGGGCCTGTCCCACATTCCGGAGGACCGCCATAAGCACGGGCTCATTCTCGACTTTTCGATGAGCGAGAACATGGTGCTCGAAACCTATTTTCACCCCGAATTTAACAAAAACGGATTTCTCGATTACGGGGCGATTGACAAGCACGCCAGCAAGCTGATCGAGGAATTTGACGTGCGGACGCCGAGCATCTACACGCCGGCACGCGCATTGTCCGGGGGGAATCAGCAAAAGGCGATTATCGCCCGGGAGATCAACAAGGATCCGGATCTGCTGATCGCCGCTCAGCCTACGCGCGGCCTGGACGTCGGCGCGATTGAATTTATCCACAGACGTCTCATCGAACAGCGGGACAAAGGGAAAGCCGTGTTGCTGCTCTCGCTGGAGCTGGACGAAATCATCAACGTCTCCGACCGGATCGCCGTCATTTACGAAGGGCAGATCGTCGGCGTCGTCAATGCGAAAGAGACCAATGAGCAAGAACTGGGCTTGATGATGTCCGGTGGAAAACGAATGCAAGGAGGCGGCAACGGTGAATAG
- a CDS encoding ABC transporter permease, translated as MNRIAAIFTKESFLVPVAAIILGLLTGAVAMLAGGFNPIQAYASLIEKVFGNAYNFGETIRQITPLIFTGLSVAFAFRTGLFNIGAEGQFIIGMIASTAVGISFDLPWYLHAPLAVVAGGLAGGLWGAIAGWLKAARGVNEVITTIMLNWIALYFANYILKAFYVAEGQQRSDMIKDSASISFTWLSQMFDSARLHWGTLLAVLAAVFFYVLLWKTKTGFELRAVGLNPHASEYAGMNVNRNVVNAMFVGGMFAGIGGACEILGVFHYQSIMAAQPGYGFDGIAVALIGGNTPLGVVLGAILFGILTFGAAGMKFGAGVPVELIRVVISSVIFFVAAHGIVKFFLKPIWKKKEGGH; from the coding sequence GTGAATAGAATCGCAGCCATTTTTACCAAGGAATCTTTCCTCGTGCCGGTTGCTGCCATCATTCTCGGATTGCTCACAGGGGCCGTCGCCATGCTGGCTGGCGGATTTAATCCGATCCAGGCCTACGCTTCGCTCATCGAGAAAGTTTTTGGCAATGCCTATAATTTTGGGGAAACGATCCGTCAGATCACGCCGCTGATTTTTACAGGCTTGTCCGTCGCGTTTGCTTTCCGGACGGGACTGTTTAACATCGGGGCGGAAGGCCAGTTTATCATCGGCATGATCGCATCGACGGCTGTGGGGATCTCTTTTGATCTGCCCTGGTATCTCCATGCGCCGCTGGCCGTGGTGGCCGGCGGTCTGGCGGGCGGCCTCTGGGGAGCCATCGCGGGATGGCTGAAAGCCGCGCGCGGCGTCAATGAGGTCATCACGACGATCATGCTCAACTGGATCGCTTTGTATTTTGCCAACTATATTCTCAAGGCTTTCTACGTCGCGGAAGGTCAGCAGCGCTCGGACATGATCAAAGACTCCGCTTCCATCTCGTTTACGTGGCTTTCGCAAATGTTTGACAGTGCCCGTTTGCACTGGGGGACTCTTTTGGCCGTATTGGCAGCTGTTTTCTTCTACGTCTTGTTGTGGAAGACCAAGACAGGCTTCGAGCTTCGCGCAGTCGGTCTAAATCCGCATGCTTCGGAATACGCGGGGATGAACGTCAACCGCAATGTGGTGAATGCCATGTTCGTCGGCGGCATGTTCGCCGGCATCGGCGGCGCCTGCGAAATCCTGGGCGTTTTCCACTATCAATCGATCATGGCTGCACAGCCGGGGTACGGCTTTGACGGAATCGCCGTCGCGCTGATCGGAGGGAATACGCCGCTGGGTGTCGTCCTCGGGGCGATTCTGTTCGGGATTCTGACTTTCGGGGCGGCAGGCATGAAGTTCGGCGCCGGCGTGCCGGTTGAACTGATCCGGGTGGTCATCTCCTCCGTGATCTTCTTCGTCGCCGCACATGGAATTGTGAAGTTTTTCTTGAAGCCAATCTGGAAGAAGAAGGAGGGTGGACACTGA
- a CDS encoding GntR family transcriptional regulator: MSVKGNFRSLCLLVMDKIKSDIESGTLKPGVRLPSEADLSKQLGVSRATLREALRLLEEEKIVIRKHGVGTFIHARPVFSGGIGELFSVTDAIERQGYVAGTTILRTAYGEPAEEEQKRLSLNPGEGVLMVERIRTADGEPVVYCFDRIPAQLVPGGYTEGGESIFKWLESVTGIRIAYAVADIEPLGYCERISSLLQCSKATPLLLLKQIHYDESEKPVLYSHNYFRADKFHFQVVRRRL, from the coding sequence ATGAGCGTCAAGGGGAACTTCCGCTCGCTTTGTCTCTTGGTTATGGACAAGATTAAAAGCGACATTGAATCAGGGACGTTAAAACCCGGTGTGCGCCTCCCTTCCGAAGCCGACCTGTCCAAACAGCTAGGTGTGAGTCGAGCGACGCTGCGAGAAGCACTTCGTCTCCTGGAGGAGGAGAAAATTGTCATCCGAAAGCATGGAGTCGGCACATTTATTCATGCGAGACCTGTTTTTTCGGGTGGAATTGGGGAACTCTTTAGTGTGACGGATGCGATCGAACGCCAGGGCTATGTTGCCGGCACAACCATATTGCGTACAGCCTACGGCGAACCAGCGGAGGAAGAACAAAAGCGCCTTTCTCTCAATCCAGGTGAGGGTGTTCTCATGGTAGAACGCATTCGCACGGCAGATGGAGAGCCGGTCGTCTACTGTTTCGACCGAATCCCCGCTCAGCTCGTACCTGGGGGCTATACTGAAGGTGGAGAGTCTATTTTCAAGTGGCTGGAGTCAGTTACGGGGATTCGCATCGCTTACGCAGTCGCTGATATTGAGCCGCTGGGGTATTGCGAACGGATATCCTCTTTGTTGCAGTGCAGCAAGGCAACTCCACTACTGCTCTTGAAACAGATTCACTACGATGAGAGTGAAAAGCCCGTTCTCTACTCGCACAACTACTTTCGGGCGGACAAATTTCACTTTCAAGTCGTACGCAGACGGTTGTAA